In Arthrobacter citreus, a single genomic region encodes these proteins:
- a CDS encoding DedA family protein, with the protein MIEVIPSEIVLAYAGYLVAGGHINFVGAVVAGVIGGTIAQLFLYWLGYFGGRPIIEKYGKYILINKHHLDLAEKWFSKYGVGVVFTARFIPIVRHAISIPAGLAKMPIGKFSLYTVIAIIPWSILFVLIGEKLGKNWETAKEVLTPYTPMIAVIAAALLVVYFLIKKLVSKK; encoded by the coding sequence ATGATTGAAGTTATTCCGAGTGAAATCGTTTTAGCCTATGCTGGTTATCTTGTAGCTGGTGGGCATATAAATTTTGTTGGAGCAGTGGTAGCAGGCGTAATTGGGGGAACTATTGCACAATTATTTTTATATTGGTTAGGTTATTTTGGTGGTCGACCAATTATTGAAAAATATGGTAAATATATTTTAATTAATAAGCATCACCTTGATTTAGCTGAAAAATGGTTTTCGAAATATGGTGTAGGAGTCGTATTTACGGCACGTTTTATTCCAATTGTAAGACATGCTATATCGATTCCAGCAGGACTTGCAAAGATGCCAATAGGTAAATTTAGTCTTTATACAGTAATTGCGATCATTCCATGGTCAATCCTTTTTGTATTAATAGGTGAGAAACTAGGTAAAAACTGGGAAACTGCTAAGGAAGTATTGACTCCATATACTCCAATGATTGCAGTAATAGCAGCTGCGTTATTAGTTGTGTACTTTTTAATAAAAAAGTTAGTTTCGAAAAAATAG
- a CDS encoding peptide ABC transporter substrate-binding protein: MKKKVSYFLSLSVAVSMLLSACNSDNSNDGKKETAKAKPQVLNLLGGAELPGLDSSTSTDEESFNVLGNIMEGLNVLGEGDVVKPGIAETTDKSADGLTYTFHLRDAQWSNGDPVTAADFVYAWKRAADPKVASEYAFMMNVLQNGEDVTTGKKPVDQLGVKAIDDKTLEVKLAKAIPYFDSLVTFPTFLPLNQKYVESQGKNYALEAGNMIFDGPFQMKEWKHDESYKLVKNDKYYDAASVKLKEVNFKIVKDPGTGVNLYETGAVDRAGLTAEYVDKYKNSPDYGTTKLPSVFFLRVNESKNPALKNVNIRKALNESFDREDITGTILNNGSVPLYGLAPSNFLDANGKDFREVSGDLVKYDPTDAKALWEQGLKEIGKKNVTIELLGSDTDTNKKISEYLQGEFTKTLPGLTVKIKSVPFAQQLDLNSKEDYDVSFGGWGPDYKDPMTFFDMWTSQSPFNEMKFSNAEYDQLISKAGGEYLLDPAKRTDAFLKAEKILVQDNAAILPIYQKASAYVMKPKVHGLIAHSFGSDFTYKNVEIK, from the coding sequence ATGAAAAAGAAGGTATCGTATTTTCTATCTTTATCAGTTGCTGTGAGCATGCTTTTATCTGCATGTAACTCAGACAACTCAAATGATGGTAAAAAAGAAACAGCAAAAGCAAAACCACAAGTATTGAACTTACTAGGCGGAGCTGAATTACCAGGTCTTGATTCTAGTACTTCTACTGATGAAGAATCTTTCAACGTATTAGGTAACATTATGGAAGGATTAAATGTATTAGGTGAAGGTGACGTAGTAAAACCTGGTATCGCAGAAACTACTGATAAGTCAGCTGATGGTTTAACTTATACATTCCACTTACGTGATGCTCAATGGTCTAATGGTGACCCTGTAACTGCAGCAGACTTCGTTTACGCTTGGAAACGCGCTGCAGATCCAAAAGTTGCTTCTGAGTATGCATTCATGATGAATGTATTACAAAACGGTGAAGATGTTACTACTGGTAAAAAACCAGTTGACCAATTAGGAGTTAAAGCAATAGATGATAAAACTTTAGAAGTTAAATTAGCGAAAGCTATTCCATATTTCGATTCTTTAGTAACATTCCCAACATTCTTACCATTAAATCAAAAGTATGTTGAATCTCAAGGTAAAAATTATGCTTTAGAAGCTGGAAACATGATCTTCGACGGTCCTTTCCAAATGAAAGAATGGAAGCATGATGAAAGCTATAAATTAGTTAAAAACGATAAGTACTATGATGCTGCTAGCGTAAAATTAAAAGAAGTAAACTTTAAAATCGTAAAAGATCCAGGAACTGGTGTTAACCTTTATGAAACAGGTGCAGTTGATCGTGCAGGTTTAACAGCTGAGTATGTTGATAAATATAAAAACAGCCCTGACTATGGGACTACTAAATTGCCAAGTGTATTCTTCTTACGTGTAAACGAATCGAAGAATCCAGCTCTTAAAAACGTAAACATCCGTAAAGCTTTAAACGAATCATTTGACCGTGAAGATATTACTGGAACTATTTTAAATAACGGTTCAGTACCTTTATATGGTTTAGCTCCAAGTAACTTCTTAGATGCAAACGGTAAAGATTTCCGTGAAGTTTCTGGCGATTTAGTTAAATACGATCCAACTGATGCTAAAGCATTATGGGAACAAGGCTTAAAAGAAATCGGTAAGAAAAATGTAACAATCGAATTATTAGGATCAGATACTGATACTAACAAAAAAATCAGTGAGTACCTACAAGGCGAATTCACTAAAACTTTACCAGGTTTAACAGTTAAAATTAAATCAGTTCCATTTGCACAACAATTAGATTTAAACTCTAAGGAAGATTATGATGTATCATTTGGCGGATGGGGTCCTGACTACAAAGATCCAATGACATTCTTTGATATGTGGACTAGCCAAAGCCCATTCAACGAAATGAAATTCTCAAATGCTGAGTATGATCAGTTAATTTCTAAAGCTGGTGGGGAGTACTTATTAGATCCAGCTAAGCGTACTGACGCATTCTTAAAAGCAGAAAAAATCTTAGTACAAGACAATGCAGCTATTCTTCCAATTTACCAAAAAGCTTCTGCATATGTTATGAAGCCAAAAGTACACGGATTAATTGCACATTCATTTGGTTCAGATTTCACTTACAAAAACGTTGAAATTAAATAA